CGAGGGAGAACAAAACGTCGGGTGATTTCCAAATTTAactaaagttgaattttttataaaacatCAACTGAAGCAATTCAATACGGAACATATTAAATTGCtctcgtaaaaataaaatcaggcAGACTAAACATTCCTTCCGGCACTCTTGAAGAATTATTGCGCGCACTGAGGCAGGGTAATGAGATGTACGGTAACACTAAATACCTCAGCAACACGAATCATCCTTGATCAGTCCCATGCAATGGATTTAACGATAAAATAGTGTACTTGTATAATCGCTTCTACGTCAAGCGAAACGCCGCGGAcagagaccgtgaaagatcacacccgggcgaccgcccactccacTTCACCGTGCTTCACCGATTAAGTGAAGCTACGATGAACGTAGTGGTGGGCCAAACGTAGACTTCATATCCAAATACACCAATCAGTAGGTCGGAATAAGTGGTCCAGTGAGGTGAAAATTCCAATGAGAATTTCTGAATTCCAATCGAACAGATTAAGCGGCGCCTTAACCCACTCAACCACCCGGTACCTATTCTTTCTGTATATAGTAACCTATTTACGCTACATTATGCTGCAGTTTTTATGATGAAAATAAGAGTTTTTGAGTGGGAAGGATAtagagaataaagaaatttaagTAGATTAATCTTAtaagttaatttttattatctttTATGAAATAAAAGCGGGACTCTTTTAAAAAGACAGGTTATATGCATGTAGTGTGTATCCCATGCATCCTATGAATATGGTTCGAATCCTTGCAACTGTTAAACttgttgaaattcaaatttttaatcaatttttatgtttcattGTTTATTGTCTTTCACATCGAATGAAAATAGAATTTGCGATTTTTACATGGCCTTatgctattcttttttttatattcttatttttattggaaCCATGAACCATGGCACCCCCTCTAATACCGTCTAGGCGTCTAATACCATATAGCCTACCAAGGTCTCACAGTTAACAATTATACAGTCAACAATTATAACAGCTTACAGTCAACAAGTTTTATTGGAAAACTATGAGTATTTTAGAATGTTatataattcaaataaaaatgtttatgataacaaaaacaacagcTCATTgctcattgatttttttaaaatacgccAACAGAAAAATCAACCCGAACTTTTTATTGCatgattataatttaaaaaaagaggtgTGTGCGCTCTTTGTTTACTGCACTGAGGCCGAATTAGCTCCGTATATTTCGATTCCGCCAGCTTCGATGGAGTGGGAGTTTATTGCAAACAAAACATATATCCGGGTGACTTCTAAATTCGACTAGAGTTGAATTTTGTGTAAAACATCAAATGATACAATTCAATACGGAACTTCTTAAATTGCactcctaaaaataaaatcagggaAACTAAACATTCCTTTCGGCACTCCTTGAAGAATGATTGCGTCCACTGAGGCAGGGCAATGAGATGTACGGTAGGCCTAACACTAAACACCTCAGCACCACGCATCATCCAAATCACATAAGGGAATTATGATCAAATAGTGTACTTGTATCTTCGCTTCTACGTGATGTTCGATTCAGAGTGATGTTCCAGCTACCCAAGACGATGCCAAAATTCAGCGAAGGGGGTGAGAGGAGAATAGAAAGGGTAGAAGAGGCTACACAATATTTGTGTATAGTATATGTTACCCTATCGCATGAGTAAGTTGTTCGGAACTCGGAAGCCCACCGATTGCCGGATGCATTCTATGCGTTCTATTAGAAAAATGTCGGGGTATTGTTTCACAGCCTCACTGAAAATACATCGGACTTTATTGGTTCTATTAAAGATAAGAAAAGTTATCATTAGACCATAAAATAATCACAAATTCTATCATCATTAGATTAATAaaccatgaaaaataaaaatttaataaaaatttgaattgaaaaaagtttgaCAGTTGTAAGGATTCGAACCATGTACCATAGGATGCATGGGATAATTGGGATGTCAACCACATGCATCGCCTGGGTAAAAGAGTCCCGCTTTTATTTaatagcagaaaaaaaaaaaaaaataaaaatttacagataacttaaaagaaaaatctaattaattttcttctctctctaatTCCTTCCCACTCAAAATCTCTATTATCATGATGAAATTGCAACAGATATGGTAAATAGGCTACTATTTACAGAATGAATGGGTACCGGGTGGTTGAGTGGGTTAGGGCGCCCTATTCTACTTGATTGGATTTCAGAAATTCTCATTGAAATTGTCACCCGAATGGACTTCCTTTGCGAAGGATTGAGTAGTGTCATTGCAAATGAGGGGATACGTTTGGCCGACGTTGATTCGATACAATTTGTACACTATGTATTCATAATTTCATTATGGATAAGCCTGATCGTGTTACTTGCTCAGTAACAGAAACACTTGCGTGACGCGTAAGAAATATCGAGAAGTGTATTGGGTGTCTTATGTCATTGAGCCTCTTCCGTAACCGAATCATTCTTCAATTTGgattatttgaattgaattgacctCAAGTGGTGTCGGAAGGAATGTCTAGTActtatgattttatttttaggtttgCAGTTTTAGATGTTCGTTTTGCATAGGGGAGAGTTGTACTAGTTGAcgcgattttttgttttttggccaccatacttttaaaaataatttttcgaaaCTCCCGATTATCTTAAAAGAAAGAGGGGAGAATGAGCTATATGCctcgaatttttaattaacagaAACTCCCCTTTATTAggtcaaaaagtaaatttgaaaacgtcaaaattaaaagacgaGATGCCCCGTTGAAGGGGCACTTCGCTCCATGTATGGGGGCATAAAAGCCCATGTTATTCTTATGGACTAACAGTCCAAGGGACGGTACATCAGATaaacgaataaataaataaagaaagttaAGATTCAAAAGTATATTCTTGGTGGAATGATAACAATACATGAGTTATTTAAAAACCACAAATTTAGATGGCCACGACATCAAGATCATTAAAATAACTAAGAACAATTGGCCGTGATGTGGTTCTCTGGAACGGGAGTTTGGCCTTCTTGGACGATGTTATCGTTGGATGCTGGGTTTCTATGAAGATGGGACTGGTGATGAATAAGGCCTAAAAGGACGATCCGTGACGAAAGATGAAGCAAAGTCGACGTCACCATCGaagataaatatataaaatgggACTAGCCCAGCCACTCTAAACCCAGACGTGATGTATGCTGGTGTTGTTGGTCTAGATAGATTGAATATACAATAAGATcagaaataatgaaaagggTAGATTTCTAATACAAGCAATAGGTCTACCTCGATGATGAACAAATCGAAATCTTTGTCTGACATATCCAGCCAGACTTATTGGCTGATCCAACAGAACCAAGAGGGGCACCATTGAGGAAATATTCCTGAAAATGAACTCTGAAATAAACAGACAAATTTGTTAGCAAAAGACCATAtttgagttgaaaaaatattaccgtGGAAAGACAAAGAGTGGTGGAATGGACTTCCCTGTGGTAGATACTGCAAGGCAGACGGGGAGGgacaatacatttttcttggGTAGCGTACTGATAAGCCAATCTTCTCATGTCTGTGACTCTGTGGTAGTGATTCCATGATTAATGTCACTAGCCCTTTTGACGTAATTGCTAAGGTTGCTTTCTTGTTTGCTTTTGAAAACCTAGAGCGAACAAGAAAGAGTTAACATTGCAACACATATACAGTAAAAATTATAAGTGGAATTACCTTATGAGGTTTTTGGTGACCCCAAATGATTGTAGTTGCTTCAGCTTCATCTTTAATTCCAAAagccaataaatttttaacataTCTCAGAAGAGATCTTTTTGGGATGGAGGTTGCTTTGGAAACATCACACACTTTTTGATTCTCAGCAACAACTTTCGTGACAGCTTTCAAAATGTAACCATCTGGATACATACAACGTTCAGTTTTTCTAATATAATGCCTAACCATGTtacatttaacaaaaattgacaGAATTTTTACACTCACCATTTTGACATTAGACGACATAGAAGTTATACCCGCAAACTGCCCCAACGTTGTCAGGCCAGTTTGCCTCAAGAATAGGTGTCGttaatcaaattgatttttcagtaACTCCTCTAAGGAGaaataataaactaaaaaatcagattgaaagaggaaagaatttccttcaAGAATATTATTGGTTGaaagttttattctatttctgaaacccgtaaattgaaaaaatctgtCAAAGCTGATGACACGATTTTAAGGCGCCAAAAttgttgtttcatttattACTGAACCCTTCGgacttttttaatgattttttttttaaacgatggAGATTTTCGAAATGCATAAGCATGAATTTTTCTGACActtaaatgttattaaaacATATCTCAATATCGATAGTGCCAACATACACACTACCCTAACtgccccgttctcccctattCATTCGGACTTCATATCATAACGTAATAGCCTATTCAGTTGGTATAGGCTacagtttattttttagtcgAATTTGGAAGTCACCCGGAAcgggttttgttttcaataaactcCTACCCCATATCCATGAACGCTGGTGGAATTCGAGCTATTTTGGCCTCAGTACCGTCAACCAAGAGCTCATCCCTTTCAATAAGTCATGATATGAAAATTCtgatttattttgtattgacGGAAATTCAAAAGTCATACTTGCTACCATTTAGAATGATGAACGAGACTTCATACTAAAGCATGTGACAAACAAACATCCTTGGAAAATCACATAGTCTGATTGTCTTATCTCAGGACTAATGCAACCTCTAACTATTTATGGCGTGTGTGCAATCATATTGGAGACTTTGTCAGGTCTTCTGTCTCCCACCTCGCCAGTGGTGACGGCCAAGCCCAACAAGAGCGCTTCGTTCAGCGTCAATAAAGCGCCTCCGCCTCGACGCCTCTCCTGCTGGTTCTCCAGCCCAGGTAAAGCGGCCCGTCAAGAGAAATCAGAGTCGGTGGCAGGGCCAAAAGTCGAACCATGTCTAATTGTCTATCGATCAAGGCAGGTCCAGCAGCCGTGATTGTCAGCCGTAATCAGCCGGATAAGGTAGACCAATTAGAGCCAGCTCAGCAGTACCAGCGACAGCGACACCATAAACCTTAATTTCTCAAGCCATCTTGCCGTTGCGTGTGTAATTTTATCAAACGTAATATTTGTACcggattttttctatttagaaGTTCTCTTCAGTTTTGAGAGTGTCTGTAAACATTCCACGTTCGTGTCCATTCGTGTCGACACTCGCGATTTCTATGTCTTTAATATGTATGTACAGGCTAAAAGTGGTCAGGTGTCTATCtaataaatacaatttttcttgAATAAAAACCTGTTTGATTGCGTAATTGCAAATGGTTTGCTGCCTGCTTTTGTTGCCGGTTTAGACTCTGATTTCGACAGAAAATTCAGACGAGACCATTTTGATCGCTGCCTGCAATCGTTAGCTAATCTGTGCCAAATTCGGACCTCCAGCGGATATCTGGAGCACGGCTTGCGTGGCATTTGAATTGGCGACCGGTGACTACCTATTCTATCCGAAGGCTGGCGtcgaatattcaaagaatgaggATCACTTGGCACTCATTATTGAACTGCTGTTGGGTGAAATTCCAAAAGATGTTTTGGCATCGGGGAAACTTTCGTATCGATTCTTTAGTGAAACGGGAGCTTTGTGGAACATTGAATCATTTAAGCCATGGGGTCTCTGCAACGTGCTGTTCGAAAAGTATCGATGGGGTGCCCGGGACACTCACGATTTTGCAGAATTTCTCCATTCCATGCTGGCGTTTGATCCCAAAGAGCGGGCCACAGCAGCCGAGTGTTTGTTTCATCCATGATTGACTGGCGTACCGCGTATCCTGTGACTGCCACCACGAGTAACCTAATTTTGCAAACAACAGAAGTTACTTCAACTGAGTCCTGACCGACTTAGAAGAAAAGATATAACTTCATTATAACATTATCGTTCCTTAATTCCTTTCCAACCGCCAATAATTCTGTTAAATGTGTAAACCATTGAAGTAATATCTCGTATTTTAACTGAACGTACAGTAcacatatttgaattttgaaacctGATAGACATTTCAATAAAACTGGGGTTTTTTGATATTATTTAAGGAGAATAGGAGGAAAATTATTTCAGAAAAGAGTCAAATTTAACAAACTTacacttatttttcttaactCATTTACAAATTAAAACCTATTAAAActcattttcttaaattttattattatttattacactgattattatttaacaCACTGATCATGCAAAAAACAGTCGAAATCAAAGcgtaattttgatttgaattttgtaacgaaaatttaaataattaattgtaaCGCATTTCTTTATCCCATTatatttgcaatttttaaaatgagaaataatcCTCATGAAATTACATTTACTGCATTACATTTAATTGTAATATAaagtttaataattttaattataaaGAAAAGGCAACCTAGCAAGCCAGCAGCCATTGCCATACTGAGAGGAAGAGAATTTGAGAAGAAAGCAAGAAGCAAGAAGGTCGAGAATCAAAGCATCAAAGCAGTGTTGAACAACGAAATCAGTATCACATTAACGTATAGACCATTATTATTTCTGGAAACTTGGTTGACTTCACTACATACATTTTATTTGCAACTTGTTGTTACAGGGTCAACTTCTATATCTTTTGCTTCAAGTGACAAAGATTTTAGAGAAATGTCTAACATGGATAAAGTAATGCAGAGTGAAGCAGTAAGTATATACCTCAAAGTAAATTACCCTCATGTGTAACCATCATGTTTGTGTGTTAAATGGTCATCTTGTTCAGGTGTAGTGAGTAAAATTTTTTGCATTATTACTGGGAAAAGGATTCACTCGGGCACTAGAAAAGTTGTGTAACCCTTTGAATCAATGGCTATGTCTAGACTTAGATGGTTAAGCCCAAACCATATAGCGATAGCCAATTAGccatttaattttataatCAATTTAACATGTCTACCAACTATAGTTGGTAGACAGATAAAACCACTTTCTCGTTGAAATTGTAATTAACATAAACTTCTGATTCCCAAAGGCAAAGGATGGGGTGATGATTCCGAATAACATGGCAGACAAAGATACAGATGAACAAAAAGAGACCATCGCAGAAGATCTCGTGGCTATACAAAAATATAAGATGGCTGGTGAGATTTCTAATTGTAAGTTGGTTTAAATTCACATCGGTCTTCAGATTATAGCttaaatt
The sequence above is drawn from the Daphnia pulicaria isolate SC F1-1A chromosome 1, SC_F0-13Bv2, whole genome shotgun sequence genome and encodes:
- the LOC124317832 gene encoding uncharacterized protein LOC124317832 isoform X1; its protein translation is MLKIYWLLELKMKLKQLQSFGVTKNLIRFSKANKKATLAITSKGLVTLIMESLPQSHRHEKIGLSVRYPRKMYCPSPSALQYLPQGSPFHHSLSFHEFIFRNISSMVPLLVLLDQPISLAGYVRQRFRFVHHRGRPINDNIVQEGQTPVPENHITANCS
- the LOC124317832 gene encoding uncharacterized protein LOC124317832 isoform X2 gives rise to the protein MLKIYWLLELKMKLKQLQSFGVTKNLIRFSKANKKATLAITSKGLVTLIMESLPQSHRHEKIGLSVRYPRKMYCPSPSALQYLPQGSPFHHSLSFHEFIFRNISSMVPLLVLLDQPISLAGYVRQRFRFVHHRDQQHQHTSRLGLEWLG
- the LOC124320730 gene encoding SRSF protein kinase 1-like; its protein translation is MQPLTIYGVCAIILETLSGLLSPTSPVVTAKPNKSASFSVNKAPPPRRLSCWFSSPEVLFSFESVCKHSTFVSIRVDTRDFYVFNMYVQAKSGQLICAKFGPPADIWSTACVAFELATGDYLFYPKAGVEYSKNEDHLALIIELLLGEIPKDVLASGKLSYRFFSETGALWNIESFKPWGLCNVLFEKYRWGARDTHDFAEFLHSMLAFDPKERATAAECLFHP